One Candidatus Jidaibacter acanthamoeba DNA window includes the following coding sequences:
- a CDS encoding ankyrin repeat domain-containing protein has product MKQGIEELNNKPMIEKLNFSYPELNLEEENNEEVIIQMFKSACINGDIDAISYLLPLPNFEFTKKIIHSGYCLAAGEGNIEVLKLLLEHISDEDERYAMISAHHNRAFILAAKNGHIEVLKLLLELVSEQEEKEIMIHDQSDLAFFYAASNGHIEVLKLLLELIPEQEAREIMIHDQNDLAFFYAASHNHLKVLKLLLELTPDPVRRDRMIHARHNKAFINAASKSWLEVLKLIIEHTPDQEKRNEMIYICNYKAFIDAASNGRAKVLKLLLGHTHNQETKNAIIDLNNNAIFKEAISKGLIKILKIILESTTDLNKRDEMIHANNDKAFIEATDKGLIKVLRLLVKYTPDQARRKAMIHVDNNEPFIIAARNNYVEILEFLLDLTPNQEEKDEMIHIQNNKPFIEAIQYFRGHVNVLKFLIANVSDPDKKNEMIHGRDNLAFITAADRNNVEVLNFLLECTPDQEKKEEMIHAQEDKAFTNAATFHNIKTLELLFKITPDEEKRRRMVNARNKRGFSHASTYGMVDVMKLILENISNQEIRDELIHAHNDQAFISSAHNSGREAKLLIDYTPDQEKRNAMIHAKNEQPFIYAVNYNRVDVLKILVEYTPDRDMRERMIHIRNNIAFYSALKNRFSMGVFNFLISLIPFDKVGILLNNVIIPDIRRGAPYLENKISPYTCLSNYFKIAKLLSPLNLVSRNIYSSFEKNFGIPNEVSVYIFSFVLDVDNREQLEKIEAIKREVNEESKSDTSEGIVRKINKRVSFIEKVMKHEKTRNQSLAI; this is encoded by the coding sequence ATGAAGCAGGGAATTGAAGAATTAAATAATAAACCAATGATAGAAAAATTGAATTTTTCTTATCCAGAATTAAATCTTGAAGAAGAAAATAATGAAGAAGTTATTATTCAAATGTTTAAGTCTGCATGTATTAATGGAGACATAGATGCAATTAGTTATTTACTTCCTTTACCTAATTTTGAATTTACAAAGAAGATAATACATTCCGGTTATTGTTTAGCAGCTGGGGAAGGTAACATAGAGGTTTTAAAGCTTCTACTTGAGCATATTTCTGATGAGGATGAAAGATATGCGATGATTAGTGCTCATCATAACAGGGCTTTTATTCTTGCTGCTAAAAATGGCCATATAGAAGTACTAAAACTACTATTGGAATTAGTGTCCGAACAAGAAGAAAAGGAGATAATGATCCATGACCAAAGTGATCTAGCTTTCTTTTATGCTGCTAGTAATGGTCACATAGAAGTATTAAAGCTACTATTGGAACTTATTCCCGAACAAGAAGCAAGGGAAATAATGATCCATGATCAAAATGATTTGGCTTTCTTTTATGCTGCTAGCCATAACCATCTTAAAGTTCTAAAGTTACTGTTAGAGCTTACTCCTGATCCAGTTAGGAGAGATAGAATGATTCATGCTCGTCATAATAAAGCTTTCATTAATGCTGCTAGTAAGAGCTGGCTGGAAGTATTGAAACTGATAATAGAGCATACACCTGATCAAGAAAAAAGAAATGAAATGATATATATTTGTAATTATAAAGCCTTTATTGATGCAGCAAGCAATGGCAGAGCAAAAGTGCTAAAACTTTTATTAGGGCATACTCATAATCAAGAAACAAAAAATGCAATAATAGATCTTAATAATAATGCGATTTTTAAGGAAGCTATTAGCAAAGGTCTTATAAAAATTCTGAAGATAATACTAGAAAGCACTACAGATTTGAATAAAAGAGACGAGATGATTCATGCTAATAATGACAAAGCTTTCATTGAGGCAACTGATAAAGGATTGATAAAAGTTTTAAGGCTACTTGTAAAATATACTCCTGATCAAGCTAGGAGAAAAGCTATGATTCATGTGGATAATAATGAGCCTTTTATTATTGCTGCAAGGAATAATTACGTGGAGATATTAGAATTTTTATTGGATCTTACTCCTAATCAGGAAGAAAAAGATGAAATGATTCATATACAAAATAACAAACCTTTTATTGAAGCAATTCAATACTTTCGTGGTCATGTTAATGTTTTAAAGTTTTTAATTGCAAATGTTTCTGATCCAGATAAAAAAAATGAGATGATTCATGGAAGAGATAACCTAGCTTTTATCACTGCTGCAGATCGTAATAATGTTGAAGTATTAAATTTTTTGCTTGAGTGTACTCCCGATCAAGAAAAAAAAGAGGAAATGATTCATGCACAAGAAGATAAAGCCTTTACTAATGCTGCTACATTCCACAACATAAAAACCTTAGAATTATTATTTAAAATTACCCCTGATGAAGAGAAGAGAAGGAGGATGGTAAATGCAAGGAATAAAAGAGGGTTTTCACATGCAAGTACATATGGCATGGTTGATGTGATGAAATTAATCCTTGAAAATATATCAAATCAAGAGATAAGGGATGAGCTAATTCACGCACATAACGACCAAGCATTCATTAGTTCAGCACATAATAGCGGTAGAGAAGCAAAACTTTTAATTGATTACACCCCAGATCAAGAAAAAAGAAATGCAATGATTCATGCTAAAAATGAACAACCTTTTATCTATGCTGTTAATTATAACAGAGTAGATGTATTAAAGATATTAGTAGAGTATACTCCTGATCGTGATATGAGAGAAAGGATGATTCATATACGTAATAATATAGCTTTTTATAGTGCATTAAAAAATCGGTTTAGTATGGGTGTATTTAATTTTTTAATATCCTTAATTCCATTCGATAAAGTGGGTATACTCCTAAATAATGTAATAATTCCTGATATAAGAAGAGGAGCACCCTATTTAGAAAATAAAATTTCTCCGTATACATGCTTAAGTAATTATTTTAAGATTGCAAAATTATTAAGTCCTTTAAATCTTGTATCTAGAAATATTTATTCTTCTTTTGAAAAAAACTTTGGAATTCCAAATGAAGTTTCAGTATATATATTTTCTTTTGTATTGGATGTGGATAACAGAGAGCAGTTAGAAAAAATTGAAGCCATCAAGAGGGAAGTAAATGAAGAAAGTAAATCGGATACTTCTGAGGGAATAGTAAGAAAGATTAACAAAAGAGTCTCCTTTATTGAAAAAGTAATGAAACATGAAAAAACCCGAAATCAAAGTCTAGCAATCTGA
- a CDS encoding DNA-3-methyladenine glycosylase I: protein MKITRCTWCEKHPIYIDYHDQEWGVLVNDDITLFEFLILECAQAGLSVNAK, encoded by the coding sequence ATGAAAATAACTAGATGCACATGGTGTGAGAAGCATCCAATTTATATTGATTATCATGATCAAGAATGGGGAGTGCTAGTTAATGATGATATTACTCTATTCGAGTTCTTAATTCTCGAATGTGCACAAGCAGGATTAAGTGTCAACGCGAAGTAG